In Mustela lutreola isolate mMusLut2 chromosome 4, mMusLut2.pri, whole genome shotgun sequence, the genomic stretch cctgaatatCCAACCTAGGGTTAcagttagggcctaggggcacaGCAGGTTCAATCTGCAGATGCTGAAGTGAGCTCCCCTGGGGCCTGAGTTAAGGGGATAGGTCAGGGTGGGTGTAAGACTGGGGGTTTGTGTCCCTGGGGCCACTGAAcatgggggtggcctcaggtggGCATAGCaaatttctcctgctctgaatccCATCCAGAATTTCAAGTGGCACAATTTCCTTCTGGATGGCAGTCAGAGTCCTTTGCTATGGCTCTGGTGTCCCGTCCGTAGGGCTTGGgtgccaggcctctggggacagaatcCTGAAtccccaacctagggttagggttagggcttaggggcACGGCATTCCGGAACTGCTGGCATGGAGGCCAAGTCCCTGGGCAGGTGAGCTGAGGGCATGAATCACTGTGTCGGGTTCCAGTTTCTTGTCCAGGGGTCCGCTGAATGGGGTGTGGCCTCAGGTGGGCATCACAGATTTCTCCTGgtctcatttatttgtggagaTCCCAGTGGCACAGTTTCATTCTAGGTGGCAGACAGTGTCCCCTGGTATGGCGCAGGTGTCCCCAATCTATAGGGCTTGGGGGAACAGAAACCTGAATGCCAGTCctaggattagggcctaggggaaTGGCAGGCCCAATATGGTGGCGTTGAAGCAAGGTCCCCTGGGACCTGAGTTGAGGACGGGGGTCAGGATGAGTGTCAAGCTCTgagtttgtgtccaggggaccgctaaACATGGAGGTGGCCTCGGGAGGGAATACGaaatttctcctgctctgaatctATTGCAGGGTCctaatggcacagtttccttgcgGGTGGCAGgcaaagtcttttggtatcactCGGGTGTCACCAGTCTATAGGTCTTGAGTGCCAGCCTCTGAGCACAGAAGTCTGTATACCCAACCCGCAGGTAGGGGTAGGTCATAGTGGCACGGCAGTGGAATGCACTGGTGTATAATTCATGGGTCCCCTATCTATAGCACTTGGGGGCCGGGGCTCTGGGGATAGAAGCCTATAAACCCAacctaggattagggttagggtcaataTGCGGACACTGAAGTGAGCTCTCCTGGGGGCTGAGTTGCGGGTATGGGTCAGGGTGTGTGTCAGACAGGGTGTTTCTTTCCCTGTGGACTCCAAACATGGGGGTGGCCTGGGTGGGCATAGCAGATTTTTCCTGTTATGAATCATTTGTCGAGTTCCAAgtggcatggtttccttctgggtggcagtcAGAGTCCTCTGGTTTGGCTCTGGTGTCCCCAATCTGTAGGGCTTAGGTACTAGGCCTCTGGGACAGAAGCCAGAAACCCTAACCAGAAACCCCATGGTTAGGGCTTAGGGgcacatgggggcacctgggtgactcagtgggttaaagcctctgccttcagctcaggtcatgatctcaggatcccgagatcaagccctgcattgtgttctctgctcggcagggagcctgcttccccccatctctctgcctgcctccctctctctctctccctaccgaACTCGGGGAGCTGATGTGAGCTCCCCCTGGGACTGTTGAGGGCATGGGTCGGTGTATGTGTCAAGATCCAGGTTTTTGTCCAGGGATCTACTGAACATGGGGGTTGACTTCAAGGGGACATTGCAGATGGCTCCTGCTCTCAATCCTTTCCTGAGAtccaaatggcatgatttcattctgagtggcaggctgagtcctctggtatggctcaggtgtccccagtTTGTGTGGCTGGGGTACTAGGACGGAAGCCTGAATACCCAACTTAGGGTTAcagttagggcctaggggcatggcaggtctGATCTGGTGGCACTGAGGTGAGCTCCCAGGGCCCTAAGTTGAGGACTTGGGTGAGCGTGAGTTCAAGCTTCAGGTTTGTGTCTAGGGAGGCACTAAACTTGGGGGTGCCCTCCGGTGGGCAGAACAGATTTCTCCTCCTCTGAATCTATTGCAGAGCCttaaatggcatggtttccttgTGGGTTGTGGGTGATGTCTTCTGGTATGGTTCAGGTGTACCCAAACTGTAGGGCTTAGGTACCAGGCTCCTGGGCACAGAAGCCTATATACCCAACttaaggttagtgttagggactaGGGATATGGCATGGCCAATCTGCGGGCACTGATGCGAGCTCCTCGGGAGGCTGAGTTGAGGGTGTGGGTCAGAGTTAGTGTAAATCTCCAGGTTTGTGTCCCCGGGTCCATTGAACATGGGAGTCACCTCAGGTGTGCATCACAGTTTTCCCCAGCTAAAATTGCTTGCGGACTTCCAAATGGCATAGTCTCTTTCTAGGTGGCAGGCTGAATGCACTGCTATCACTCATGTGTCTCCAATTTGTAGCACTTGGGTGCCAgagctctggggacagaagcctgaaaactcaacctaaggttagggttagggtttggagcaTGGCATGCCCAATCTGCAGGTGCTGAAGAGAGTGAagtgggctgagttgagggcgtaGGTCAGGGTGTGTGTCAGGCTGGGCATTTCTGTCCCTGGGGCCACTTAGCATGGGGTTTGCCTTTGGTGGGTGTAGctgatttctcctgctctgaatccTTTGCGAAGTTCCAATTGGCATTGCTTCCTTCTTGGTGGCAGTTGGGAGTCTTTTGCTATGACTCTGGTGTCACTAGTCCCTAGTCTGTAAGGCTTGTGCTTCAGGTGTCTGGGGACAGAaccctgaaaacccaacctagggttagtgttagaacTTAGGGgcacatgggacgcctgggtggctcagtgggttaaagcctctgcctttggctcaggtcatgatctcagagtcctgggatcgagccccaccttatgttctctgcttggcagggagcctgtttccccctctctttctgcctgcctctctgcctacttgtgatctcttaggGGCACAGCATTCCCAAACTCCTTGCATTAAGGCAAGCTCTCCGGGGAACTGAGATAAGGGCTTGGTTCAGCATGTGGGTCAGTGTCCAGGTTTTTGTCTATGGGGCCACAGAATGTGTGGGTGTTCAAGTAGTCATGGCAGGTGTCTTGCTCTCAGTCCTTTGTAGAGATCCAAATGGCACAATTTCGTTCTGATTGGCTGGTGGAGTCTTCTGGTATGGCTCAGGTGCCCACAATTTATAGGGCTTTGATGACAGGCCTCCGGGGAGAGAAGCCTAAGGACACAGCTGTCCCAATCTGCTGGCTCTGAGCTTAgctccccagggggctgagttgagggcatgggtCAGAGTGTCATGGCATCTTCTGGATGTCCAGACATCCTCTAGATATAGGGGTGGCCTCAGGTGGGCATaagcagatttctcctgctctgagtccTTGGAATTCCAAGTGTCacatttccttctgggtggcaggcaaAGTCTTCTGTTAtggctcaggtgtccccaatctATAGGCTTTGGTAACAGGCCTCTGCAGGCAGAAGCCTGAATACCCtgcttagggttagggttagaacctaGGGGTGTCGTAGGCCCGCTGAGGCCTGTGTGTGTGCTGAGGTGAGCTTTCCTAAAAGCTGAGTTTAGGATATGGGTCAGGGTGAGTATCAGGCTCcgggtttgtgtccagggagTCACTAATTGTAGCGGTGCCCTCAGGTGAATGCCcgtcaggtacacacagtattggAATCAAAAACCTCCCACTGTGTCCCAGGCTCactcttcagatcactgtttccacatatatgtgtgtgggcTGTGGGCCATGTCTTTTCTCCAAGAGCAGTGCAGCGACTTTTAGGGTCTATGGGAACAAGTGTACTGAACTTTAGAACTCAAAGCTTTAAACTGTACTACTTGCAGGAACTCCAGAAATTCAGCCCCTATCAGAGGCTTTCCAAGCTAATTGCTGTGGGGATTAGTTTTCCCCTGCGCTCCCTTGCATGttattctgtctctcccttttctgTGACAGGGTTTCCCTCCCCACTGTAGCAGCCAGGATCCATTTATCTGCCACGCCACATCTCTGTAGTAGCTACCTTCTTTGTTATGGCCTCTTGTCTCCCTTTAGTTGTGGATTTTGTTGTCAGTCTTCAGGTCCGTTTCTGGGGTATTGGGGATGATTTTGTAGTTACTGATATTTGTGGGTTGAGGTGAGCCTTGCTCTGCTGCCATCTTACCCTGTCCtggattcccttttctttcttcttactaCAGATTTTCAATTTGTTGTTGTTCATAAACAACTTAGGTTTATAGCAGTCTCTTTTAAGTTGATGCTTAAGTTTAAACCCTTTCTCATGGGTTGCATTTTTTACTCATTCctcacattttatgtatatgccATACTTGACATCCTCTTATTTTGTGAAATTCTTGACTGATTTACgtagataaaatttattttcctgcatATGTGCTTTAACCTCCATACCAGTTTTGTTAAGAGAATAATCTACTTTTATTTGGATTTAGCtgtgaaattttttaatttcataattattttactCCTGATTATGGCTTTGCCTCCCCAAGAATTCTCTTTAACTTTCGTTGGTCTGGGGAACCATTTCTACATATATTCTAATAGAGACCTTTGGTGAGTAGTGTGTTCTTGgttgcattttttcttttcagtactttgtttttttttttttttttatttttattttttttttttttattttttttttattttttttaaagattttgtttatttatttatttgacagacagagatcacaagtaggcagagaggcgggcagagagagaggaggaagcaagctctctgccaagcagagagcccgatgtggggctcgatcccaggactccgggatcatgacctgagccgaaggcagaggctttaacccactgagccacccaggcgcccctcttttcagtactttgaatGCATCATGGCACTCCTTCTGGTCTGTAGATTTTGTGCTGAAAACTTATCTATTAGCTTTATGGGGTTTTGCTTGTATGTAACTTTTCTCTTGtaactttaaaattctctttatcggTACTTTCTGCTATTGTAATTACTATATGCTTTGGTGTAGATCTCCTTGGGTTAGGTTGGTTGGGGTTCTccatgcctcctggatctggatgtctgctACCTTTCCCaggttaggaaagttttcagctattacttcAAATTTTACTGCttatatatctctctctattCTCCTTCTGAGATCCCTACAATGCAACTATTGTTATGCTTGATGAAGTTGCTGAGATTCCTTAAtcagtttttattactttttctctttAGCTTGGCTGATTTCCATTATTCTCTCTTCTACATCACTGATCCATTATGCTTCCTCCAGTCTGCTaattccctctagtgtatttttaacttcagttattgagttcttcatgtttattttttatattttctatctctttgctgAACATTGCACTGAGATCTTACACACTTCCTCTCAAGTCCATTGAGTAGCTTTGTGGACcgttactttaaattctctcagGTGTATTGCTTGTCTCCGCTTCATTCAGCTCTTTTGCTGTGGTTTTCTGCTTGTCTTTCATTTGgtttattcctttattcagtCTGTTTCTAAGTATTAGGGAAGTCAGGTACTTCTCCTGCTCTTGAAGTAGCCTTTGGAAGAAAAGTTCCTCGGGTGCCCTATAGCACAAACCCCCTGTTCAGCAGGACCAGGTGCTTCAGAGCTGTCTCCTATGTGAGTTGTTTGTGCCCTACTGTTGTGACTCATGTTTGCTTTCAGTTGCAATAGGCTACTAAGCCTATTGTGGGTACACTGGTTTGGTCCCTGTGCCGTTAAGGGGCCAGTGCAGGGGGCACAACGGTCCTATAGTTGGATGCTGTCAGCAGTCAGACCCATGCCTACCCCCACATGTCTGCCAGAGTTGTAGTCTCATGGACCTGCAAAGCATTCTGACTTCCTTGTCCCAGGGGACTTCTGCTGGTAGGCCAGGGCCTTCAGTCAGGCCCAATGCCTGCTCTCAGCCTGTCTGCTGGGACTGTGGGTACgaaggtgagtgtgtgtgtgtgtgtgtgtgtgtgtgtgtgagagagagagagatcttcccCTCTCCTTGAGGTAGGAGTCACTTTGGAATGGTGCCAGTTCCTGCTGCTGCTTGTAGGGTGTGTTGAGACAGAAGCTACATTGCAGACACCTGCCGATTTGTGAGTTGGATGGGTCAGATACGCAGAGCATGGGGGTGGAGCATAAAGTCTTAGGCAAGATAGATGGAGTATGCTTGTTCTACCAAGTGTCTACTTATCCAGCCTGTGGATGGAGGGAAATGGTACCTGtcaaatattttgttcttggagaactcttctgtcccttcccctctagCATAAATAGGTATTAGTCAATATTCATGTATACCCTAGGCACTTTTCAAATTGCTGCTTCCATGCTATAACTCAGGCAGGTTATGGGCCTTTAAGGGCCCATAGAGAATCAGTTTCCTATGGCCCTCAGCTCTCCTGAAACTAAGTATGTAAATTTTAAGTACTCAGTGTTATGCCCTGATGATTGCAAAACTAACAAAGTTAAGCACCTTTGGTTTTCAAAGACAAATGTTAAGGGGACTTGTCTTCCTGGTGCAGGTCCCCTGTGTCTCAATGAGGGTTTAATTCTCAATCATGTCTCCACCCCCCTcctactctttatttttatttatttatttatttatttatttatttattttttatttgacagagagaaatcacaagtagatggagaagcaggcagagagagagagagggaagcaggctccctgctgagcagagagcccgatgagggactccatcccaggaccctgagatcatgacctgagccgaaggcagtggcttaacccactgagccacccaggctccccaccccctcctacTCTTTTAGCTGTGGCCTCTTATCCACCATGAATTGTGGGAACTCTGTTCTGCTGGTCATTTTCTGAGCTCACTCATGTGACTTATCTCAGTGTGTCCCTTGGAAgaggtgagttcaggatcttcctaaTTCCACCGTCTTCCCTGAAGTCttttgctgccccccccccaccccaccactccaAAAATTAGTTTCCATATAGTTTCTACAGTGGCTTCACTAGTTTATATTCCCAACAGTGCAAGAATTTCCCTTTTtgccacatcctcatcaacacttgttccttgtctttttgattctaatCACTCTGACCTGTGTATAGTgataatctcattgtggttttgatttgcatattcCTGATCATTAGTGATGGTGACCatattttcatgtctgttggccagccatctgtatgtcttctttggaaaaagtgtctattcaggtcctctacccatttttaaaattagattatttggggtTTGCTTTTGGTGTTGAGATGTGTAAGTACTTTATATATAGTGTAGAtgttaaccctttattggatatatcatttgcaaaaacCTTCTCCTATGCAGTagcttgcctttttgtttgttggcttcctttgctgtgcaaaagccatCATTTCCCTGGAGTCTCACTTGCTTAATGTGTTTCCTTGCCTGAGAAGATACCCCTAGAAAAATGGTATTAGAGCTAATGTCAAAAAATTAATgcctgttttcttccaggagttttgtCTTAGTTCTCACTTTTCTGTCTTCAGTTGGTCTTCTGTATTGGTATGGTGTAAGAACATGAGGCCCGATTCAGTACTATGTAGAATataagtggtgaaagtggacatccttgtcttgttcctgatgtcAGAGGAAAAATTCAGCCTTTCACTACTGAGTATGAGATTAGCTTTGTGTTTTTTCATATAGTCTTTATTATGGTGAGGTATGTTGCGTGTAAACCTGTATTGTTGAGTTTTTATTACAAATGGTGTTGTATTTGCAAAGTGATTTTTCTGAATCTACTgagatcatgtggtttttatcctttctctcaaTGTGATATAGCCCATGACTGATGGATTTGCCAATACTGAGCCACAGCTGCAACCCTGGAGTAAATCCCTTGATTGTGATGAATGATTTTAACGTACTGCTGTATTTAACGTATTGTATGTATTGTTGGATAttgtttgctaatgttttgttgaggattaaTCTGATaccaaaaaacatatataaatactaccaataaaaaaaaaacccaaaagcctaCAGGCCATTATCTCTGATGAACCTAAATAcagaaatcctcaaaaaaatactaATGAGCCTCACATtccattttaaatcttttacctgcaaaaagacaaaaacaaaaaactgaatataaattttatttaacatactaTATACCAAAAATAGAATTTCACCAATATACaaaattgagatattttacattatttgtaCATCTTCAGAATCTTGGACTTTATACTGATAGCACATGTTAATTTGTATTAGCCATATTTTAAGGGCTCAATACCCACATTAAATTGTAGGAAAAGAAACTGGTCTGTGTCTTTGCATTGTTTGGTCTTACTAATTTACTTGGGGACAAACATGTGAATACTACTCCCCAAATTCTATATTCTATCATTACAGATTTGGATCAAGATATACTACTAgcagaatttaaatattaaaattaaaccaTGTGAAACCAGTGCAATATCAGATactagaaaaaaacagaatagttGCCATGTGAAGTTCATTTCATCTACCCATCCTCTTAGAGATATTAACACAGCTAACATGAATAGTCAGTCTTGTTAGTACTTATCAGAATTACTAATTCTCTGTATTTACTCACGTATGTGTGCGCATCTGTATCTCCTCTGACACTCCATAATGGAAGGAACTACATCTTTCCTTAGATGTGTTACACACAGCCATATGGTCAGGTACTGTTAATTCAATGAATGTGGCCATGCTTTGATTATTAGCTTGAAACAGCTTGTCATTTCATTACTCAGTGTTTTCTAGTAGTTAAAAAAGTCCACATTTTCTCAATGgaattttttcttaatcattaaGTAGTTGAGAAATTCCCACTTGGACCAATAGCATTTATCATGTCTTAATCAGACTCTACGGCTCCAAACACAGCAAAAGCAGAATAATATAAGGAAACAGCCTTCTCTATCAACCTCCCTCCATCTGGAAGGCAAGAATAGTCAACTGTTAATAGTGGCATGGTTCTTAAGAGCTCTGGAGACTTCAGGAACTCCTTTGGCAAACCATTCTAACTTGAGCCCAGAAACATGGTAGTAGCCATGACCTGCACCCACTCCCCCAATCTAAAAATCATGACTAAAGGTCAaacccattaaaaagaaaaaaaaaaaaaaaaaaaaaagctccaactCATTCTTAAATGATTATGAATAACACTATATTACAAAGTCCTTTTGCCAGTCTTCAGagtatagaaataattttatttgaaatgtaaaaacTGGGAAAATGTTAAGATTTGAAAGAATAActcttacctttttattttgtatacaaTAAAATGGCTGTTTAATAATATTGGTGTTTCCCACAGTAATGATCATTTAATAATTTAAGCACCAAAAACTCCTAATCAAATGTTTCCTGTTTTGTAGACTACAGGAATATACCAGCATTTCATACTATTCCCACATTTAATCCATCTTTtatctaaatctttaaaaagctgaatatttaaaattcattaaagaaaattacttttctcttttctttttaggtgAGTGTTCCAAAAGTGGGGTAAATTCAGCTTCctcactgtgttttcttttcttttttttctttttatggtcaCTCTGGTAACCGCTGGAGTCACTGCCTTGGAAAACAGGATCCTGGTCCTGATCTTCCtggtgctttttcttcttcttcttctttggtgCATCCTTCCAGAGGTCATTATCAATCTGCAGGTCTGTCTCTTTGTTCATTGTGGCATCAGCATAATCTGCTAGCTCTCTATTACCACTTTCCACTTCATATGACtctgggtctttcttttttttctttttcttcttgagagGTTTTACAGTAATTTCTTCAGGGCCAGTTTCTGTTATTTCTTCAGAAACTCCAGAGCACTTGGTCTGTAAACTGAATTAACAGTTGAAAAAATTTACAGAGCAATAAACAAAAGGAGTAAGATGAAATCAAGAATAtactaagtgtttttttttttcctaaatgacaGCAGGACAAGATAAAGTATGGCATAAATTTCTAATATTCTGTTATCCCTTAGCCCATTAAAATGTCTGAGAAAGGTTACAATTTTTTCCAAAGTACTTCTTCCGGATTGTTTTCATACAcagaaatggcaaattttatcaAAAGTAGCTTCTAAATTTAGGTTTGGTTAGAAAAAATTGGTTACAATAAACCTTACCCTACCATGTGTGGCTTAAGAGCCACATATCTGACCAGTGATAAAATATAGTTCCATCATCTATGAAATAAATGGAGTTCATCTACTCTATCAatcctcatttcatttttttctcttaatagtgCTTGAAGCGATATTACTTTCAAAGTTATGAGttaacactaaaataaaaacaaggatcAATGCAGTAGCCCTCTGGAACTGCAGAGTCCTATGTAGTAATATTAGCTACATATAAGATACTACACAAATACACCACACATTtctatcatcacagaaagttctattggacaacAGTTCTAAAACGTTAACCCATACTTTTAataatcaagggaaaaaaaaaaaaattattaacaccAACAATACTCCCAAagctattttttcctcttcactcCATTCTCAAGATGACAATAGTTCTTACAAGAATTTCAATACCAGAAAATTAAATTATCTACCTGGCATAATGACAatcaaatttttttgtttaagctGTGTAAAAATAGAAGCCTAAGAGCTATGCAATATGATCAAGCTTTTGGTTAACAAATTAAACTAGAAAATAGTAAGACCGAGTTAGTAAAATACAGAAGAGTTAGCTAGATGTGTAGAGCTTCGGAATATTCAGTGCTTTGCAACAGCACTTAAGATTCCTATTTACATTGATTTTATGGTTTAGAAGCATGgaaattctaataaaatttattttaaatgagggGCTTATATTATTCAGAATTAAACAGAAATTACTaagtatcaaaattaaaataatctgatTAGGAACTGACCTAGTGATATTTAATTTTCCCCGAATGCAGAATACTCCAGCAGCATCTGAGTCCAAACGAAATACTTCAAATTCTAGTTCATCACCCACGTTTATCTCCAGGTTCTGCCACTGTTCAGCAGGCATATGCTCAGGTTTAGGGATGGAGGCATTGAAACACCCATGTACTAAACAGCCAATGTGGCTGGAGGACACTTTATTAACTGTACcctgggaagaaaggaggaaaaaaaataaaaatcaagaaatccaaagactttaaaaataagtgaaaacttCTTAAGCTTCAAACTGATCTTCAAAGAGAAAACATCCAAAATATGCTGTAATTTGATataggaaaagtttttaaaatttacgtTATACTAAACAATCATTTTAGAATACTAGTTTTTAGAAAGCCCAAACTTAGGCAGTTGATATGCAATTACTTACTAACTGAATAAAAAACTATTCTTCCTACCCctaaagaagcaaaaacaaaccaaactccTTAGCTCCcactacaggattccctggggaatagATTATAACCATACTGAAACCAAGCAGAAAATACTCTTTGATATAACCTAAATGTGAAAAGACCTCAAAGCAGGAAGCATATGCTTTCTATAACTGGGAGccatattatatttctataaacaGTCTGAGTTTCAAAGCTTAAAGAACCTTATTTCGCTTCTTCCTTAACTTCAGCAATGTATCAGAAGACAGTTTACCCTTCCTATGTAGATCCTGAGCAGGGCTACTTTGAATCACAATAGCATTTTTAGAAGCTTTAAAATACATGCTATATGATTTTAAGctcaaagttttttaaaaagccttagtTTTCTTCCCCTAAGAATCAACATATGTAACATACATAAATGAACATCTGAAATGCTTTTCTAAAATCATGTTTTAAACTTTGACGCTAACATGTATACAGCCTTGTTTAATGTTAGCAACATAGAAAATTCTTTGGCTGTCATTATCAAGGGCTGGTGTTCCCAATGGCACATGCTGGATGGTACGGACAAACTGCAGTTATGCAATGGAGTACTTATtcaacagtaaaacaaaacaaaacaaacctatcaagccatgaaaagaaatgcatACTGCTAAGTCAGAGGCAGCAagctgaaaaggctacatacaataggattccaactatatgaaATTCCAGAGAAGgtaaactatggagacagtaaagaAGATCAATAGTTGCCAGGATTCAAGAggatggaaggagggagagggataaacagataaaatacACAGAATTTTTAGAGCCGTGCCCAATTATTCAATAAACTACAGGAACAGGGGACACATGTCATTGTGTTGTACATTCCATGGGTTTTAGGAGGTACAACAGagaaaactatttattttaaaagtctagaATTAATGTAGTGATATCAGCTTAACCGTAACCAATGTATTCCCACTAACGTAAGATGTCAGTGATAGGAGTAACTGTGTGCTGTAGTGGGAGAGCGAAGAGAGGTATTCTTTTTCAACTcactttttctgtaaatctaaaactgctgtaaaagaataaagtctatcaatttaagaaataacacaaaAGTAAACTCTTCAATTTAGAGTTCTGAAACAACTAAATAACCATATGAATAAGAAAATGGATTTCAAGGGCCTACTtcacactacacacaaaaattaaagatGGGTTATAGATCTAAATGGAAAacctaaaactaaaaaattctaCAAGGCTTACAGAAACTATCTTCACAATCTAAGAGTAGGCAAGTTTCTTAAATAGGATCCAGAAAGCAGTAACCATAAAAATAGGACATATTGGACCTCATCAATATTAAAAACTTCCGTTTATGAAATGATACCATTACAAGTTAAGAGACAAGTCCCAGACTGGGGGAAAGTACTCACAATACATTTATCTGAAGAGGATTTGTAGAAAGA encodes the following:
- the POLR1F gene encoding DNA-directed RNA polymerase I subunit RPA43 isoform X1, whose protein sequence is MAAGCSEAPPPKAASEGPVVGQAGVLPCLELPTYAAACALVSSRYSCLVAGPHRRHIALSPRYLNRKRTGIREQLDAELLRYSESLLGVPIAYDNIKVVGELGDIYDDQGHIHLNIEADFVIFCPEPGQKLMGTVNKVSSSHIGCLVHGCFNASIPKPEHMPAEQWQNLEINVGDELEFEVFRLDSDAAGVFCIRGKLNITSLQTKCSGVSEEITETGPEEITVKPLKKKKKKKKDPESYEVESGNRELADYADATMNKETDLQIDNDLWKDAPKKKKKKKHQEDQDQDPVFQGSDSSGYQSDHKKKKKKRKHSEEAEFTPLLEHSPKKKREK
- the POLR1F gene encoding DNA-directed RNA polymerase I subunit RPA43 isoform X2 is translated as MQGKQTYSSLLENETHGVAHTCLQMLDLLGVPIAYDNIKVVGELGDIYDDQGHIHLNIEADFVIFCPEPGQKLMGTVNKVSSSHIGCLVHGCFNASIPKPEHMPAEQWQNLEINVGDELEFEVFRLDSDAAGVFCIRGKLNITSLQTKCSGVSEEITETGPEEITVKPLKKKKKKKKDPESYEVESGNRELADYADATMNKETDLQIDNDLWKDAPKKKKKKKHQEDQDQDPVFQGSDSSGYQSDHKKKKKKRKHSEEAEFTPLLEHSPKKKREK